A genomic segment from Glycine max cultivar Williams 82 chromosome 1, Glycine_max_v4.0, whole genome shotgun sequence encodes:
- the LOC100782701 gene encoding kinesin-like protein KIN-14I isoform X2 codes for MTIDVPPSGAQSVRTNRPSFSSSNGIEATPVHNYASVSNGDGYDSDGSNFAPLTPTTLSMAIPSELAGAVPLIDKFQVEGFLKLMHKQIQSAGKRGFFSKRSVGPQVREKFTFEDMLCFQKDPIPTSMLKLNGDLASRATKLFQIILKYIGVDLSDRVTPISLEEQVELVGKLYKQSLKRSELRDELFVQLSKQTRNSPEREYLIKAWELMYLCASSMPPSKDIGAYLSEYVHNVAYGVTADPEIRALALNTLNALKHSVKAGPRHIIPGPVEIEALLTGKKLTTIVFFLDETFEEITYDMSTTVADAVEELAGIIKLSTYSSFSLFECRKVVTGTKSPDSGNEEYIGLDDNKYIGDLLAEFKAVKDRSKGDILHCKLIFKKKLFRESDEAVTDPMFLQLSYVQLQHDYILGNYPIGRDDAAQLSALQILAEIGFVRRPESCADWNSFLERFLPRQIAMTRARREWELDILSCYHSLAHVTKEDARQQFLHILRTLPYGFSVFFNVRKIDDPIGLLPGRIILGINKRGVHFFRPIPKEYMHSAELRDIMQFGSSNTAVFFKMRVAGVLHIFQFETKQGEEICVALQTHINDVMLRRYSKARSAAGGPLNEDISNDFKPSNLELYEKRVQELSKLVEESQRNADQLLDNLREKQKQEEEMLQELEGLKRSLTAGKQSLAEVTNDRDKLRSLCDEKDKALQAEILEKRSMEAKMAELSNLVTKNTTKKDCTQTNNQVSQKLEDDLKLCKGELRVTEETIKSLRSDKLILEQKLSELEKKSAEEINSLQWKLEQERKTLNSKVYDLERKLDVFRQELTVAESTLSVKDSELAALKNNLDELEELREMKEDIDRKNEQTAAILKMQAVQLAEMELLYKEEQVLRKRYFNTIEDMKGKIRVYCRLRPLSEKEIASKERDSLTTTDEFTVEHPWKDDKPKQHIYDRVFDGDATQEDIFEDTRYLVQSAVDGYNVCIFAYGQTGSGKTFTIYGVENNPGLTPCATAELFRILRRDSNKYSFSLKAYMLELYQDTLVDLLLPKNAKRLKLDIKKDSKGMVAVENVTIVSISTMEELNSIIQRGSEQRHTSGTQMNDESSRSHLILSIVIESTNLQSQSTARGKLSFVDLAGSERVKKSGSSGSQLKEAQSINKSLSALGDVISALSSGGQHIPYRNHKLTMLMSDSLGGNAKTLMFVNVSPVESSLDETHNSLMYASRVRSIVNDPSKNVSSKEIARLKKLIGYWKEQAGRRGEDEDLEEIQEERPTKERTDGRHSM; via the exons ATGACCATTGATGTGCCACCATCCGGTGCCCAAAGTGTGAGGACAAATAGACCTTCCTTTAGTTCTAGCAATGGCATTGAGGCTACCCCAGTACACAACTATGCATCTGTTAGCAATGGTGATGGTTATGATAGTGATGGCTCCAATTTTGCGCCACT TACACCAACAACTCTATCAATGGCTATTCCATCAGAACTTGCTGGAGCTGTTCCCTTGATTGATAAATTCCAG GTGGAAGGATTCTTAAAATTGATGCATAAACAAATTCAATCTGCTGGAAAACGTGGATTCTTTTCTAAAAGATCCGTGGGCCCTCAAGTTCGAGAGAAGTTTACATTTGAGGACATGCTTTGTTtccaaaag GATCCAATACCTACATCAATGCTTAAGCTGAATGGTGACTTGGCAAGCCGAGcaacaaaattatttcaaataattttgaaatatattggaGTTGATTTATCCGATCGTGTAACTCCAATAAGCTTAGAAGAACAAGTTGAGCTTGTTGGTAAACTATACAAGCAAAGTTTGAAGCGTTCAGAACTCCGAGATGAACTCTTTGTCCAATTATCAAAACAAACGAGAAACAGCCCTGAGAG GGAATACTTGATTAAAGCATGGGAACTAATGTATTTATGTGCTTCATCCATGCCTCCTAGCAAAGACATTGGAGCATATCTATCAGAATATGTTCACAATGTGGCATATGGTGTGACTGCTGATCCTGAAATCCGAGCCCTTGCATTAAATACATTAAATGCTTTGAAGCACTCTGTCAAGGCTGGTCCTAGACATATAATACCTGGGCCTGTTGAGATCGAAGCTCTGTTGACAGGGAAAAAGCTTACAACTATAGTGTTCTTCCTGGATGAAACGTTTGAAGAAATTACATATGACATGTCAACAACAGTTGCTGATGCTGTCGAG GAACTTGCAGGGATCATTAAACTGTCAACATACTCAAGCTTTAGCTTGTTTGAATGTCGTAAAGTTGTTACCGGCACCAAATCACCTGATTCTGGGAATG AGGAGTACATTGGGCTAGATGACAATAAATATATTGGGGATCTCCTAGCGGAATTTAAGGCAGTGAAGGATCGAAGTAAGGGAGATATATTGCACTGCAAACTAATATTCAAGAAAAAGTTATTTCGTGAATCAGATGAAGCTGTGACAGATCCAATGTTTTTGCAGTTGTCCTATGTACAA TTGCAGCATGATTATATTTTGGGTAATTACCCTATTGGAAGGGATGATGCTGCCCAGCTTTCTGCATTGCAAATCTTGGCTGAGATTGGATTTGTTAGAAGACCTGAATCATGCGC TGACTGGAATTCATTTTTGGAGCGATTTCTGCCCAGACAAATAGCAATGACTCGAGCAAGACGGGAATGGGAGTTGGACATTCTTTCTTGTTATCATTCACTG GCGCATGTGACAAAAGAGGATGCTAGACAGCAATTTCTGCATATATTGAGAACACTTCCCTATGGGTTTTCTGTTTTCTTCAATGTTCGCAAAATTGATGATCCTATTGGACTATTGCCTGGACGAATAATATTGGGAATCAACAAGAGAGGA GTCCATTTTTTCCGTCCCATTCCAAAGGAATATATGCACTCTGCTGAGTTGAGGGACATAATGCAATTTGGAAGCAGCAATACtgcagtattttttaaaatgcgaGTTGCAGGTGTTCTTCACATATTTCAGTTTGAAACAAAGCAG GGAGAAGAAATTTGTGTAGCTCTTCAGACACACATAAATGATGTAATGCTGCGCCGCTATTCCAAAGCTCgatctgctgcgggtggtcctttgaATGAAGACATTTCTAATGATTTTAAGCCTTCTAATTTGGAATTATACGAAAAACGTGTTCAAGAATTATCAAAACTTGTTGAAGAGTCTCAAAGGAATGCTGATCAA TTGCTGGATAACTTGCGTGAGAAGCAAAAACAAGAAGAGGAAATGCTACAAGAATTAGAGGGCTTAAAAAGATCTTTAACAGCTGGCAAGCAGAGTCTTGCAGAAGTTACAAATGACCGTGACAAGCTTAGGTCATTATGTGATGAAAAAGACAAGGCACTTCAG GCTGAAATTCTAGAGAAAAGAAGCATGGAAGCAAAGATGGCCGAGTTGAGTAATCTGGTTACAAAGAACACTACCAAAAAGGACTGCACTCAAACAAATAACCAA GTGTCACAGAAACTCGAAGATGACCTAAAACTATGTAAAGGTGAGCTGCGTGTAACTGAAGAAACTATCAAAAGCTTGAGAAGTGATAAGTTGATTTTGGAACAGAAGCTATCTGAGCTTGAGAAGAAGAGTGCTGAAGAG ATTAATTCTCTTCAATGGAAACTTGAGCAAGAACGCAAAACTCTGAACTCTAAAGTGTATGACCTTGAACGAAAACTGGATGTGTTTAGACAAGAATTAACTGTAGCTGAGTCTACACTCTCGGTCAAGGACTCTGAATTGGCTGCATTGAAGAACAATTTAGATGAACTAGAAGAATTGAGAGAAATGAAAGAG GACATTGATAGAAAGAATGAGCAAACAGCTGCCATACTGAAGATGCAAGCAGTTCAACTAGCTGAAATGGAATTGCTTTATAAGGAAGAGCAGGTTCTCAGAAAGCGATATTTTAATACCATAGAAG ATATGAAAGGCAAGATAAGAGTTTATTGTCGGTTAAGACCTCTTAGTGAAAAAGAGATTGCAAGCAAAGAAAGAGATTCTCTTACTACTACTGATGAGTTTACTGTTGAGCATCCTTGGAAAGATGATAAACCAAAACAACACATTTATGACCGTGTGTTTGATGGTGATGCCACTCAAGAAGATATATTTGAGGATACAAGG TACTTAGTGCAATCTGCTGTGGATGGTTATAATGTTTGCATATTTGCTTATGGTCAAACTGGTTCTGGAAAGACTTTTACAATCTATGGAGTTGAAAACAATCCTGGGCTTACCCCTTGTGCTACTGCGGaactttttagaattttaaggAGAGATAGTAACAAGTATTCTTTCTCGTTGAAG GCATATATGTTGGAATTATATCAAGATACACTTGTAGATCTTCTGTTACCGAAGAATGCAAAGCGTTTAAAATTGGATATTAAGAAGGATTCCAAG GGAATGGTAGCAGTAGAAAACGTAACAATTGTGTCAATTTCTACTATGGAGGAATTAAATAGCATAATACAGAGGGGTTCTGAGCAGCGACATACATCAGGGACACAGATGAATGATGAAAGTTCAAGATCTCATCTCATACTATCAATTGTCATTGAAAGTACTAACCTTCAAAGCCAATCAACTGCAAGGGGAAAG TTAAGTTTTGTGGATCTTGCTGGCTCAGAAAGAGTAAAAAAGTCGGGCTCTTCAGGTAGTCAACTTAAAGAAGCTCAAAGTATCAACAAATCATTATCAGCACTAGGAGATGTTATTAGTGCTTTGTCTTCTGGTGGTCAACACATACCTTACAGAAATCACAAGCTAACTATGTTGATGAGTGATTCACTAGGGGGTAATGCCAAAACTCTCATGTTTGTGAATGTATCTCCGGTAGAGTCAAGCTTGGATGAGACGCATAACTCTCTAAT GTATGCATCACGAGTGAGATCAATTGTGAATGATCCGAGCAAAAATGTTTCTTCCAAAGAGATAGCTCGACTGAAGAAATTGATTGGATATTGGAAGGAGCAAGCAGGAAGGAGAGGAGAGGATGAAGATTTAGAAGAAATCCAAGAAGAAAGACCAACTAAAGAGAGGACTGATGGCCGGCATTCTATGTAA
- the LOC100782701 gene encoding kinesin-like protein KIN-14I isoform X1, whose protein sequence is MTIDVPPSGAQSVRTNRPSFSSSNGIEATPVHNYASVSNGDGYDSDGSNFAPLTPTTLSMAIPSELAGAVPLIDKFQVEGFLKLMHKQIQSAGKRGFFSKRSVGPQVREKFTFEDMLCFQKDPIPTSMLKLNGDLASRATKLFQIILKYIGVDLSDRVTPISLEEQVELVGKLYKQSLKRSELRDELFVQLSKQTRNSPESREYLIKAWELMYLCASSMPPSKDIGAYLSEYVHNVAYGVTADPEIRALALNTLNALKHSVKAGPRHIIPGPVEIEALLTGKKLTTIVFFLDETFEEITYDMSTTVADAVEELAGIIKLSTYSSFSLFECRKVVTGTKSPDSGNEEYIGLDDNKYIGDLLAEFKAVKDRSKGDILHCKLIFKKKLFRESDEAVTDPMFLQLSYVQLQHDYILGNYPIGRDDAAQLSALQILAEIGFVRRPESCADWNSFLERFLPRQIAMTRARREWELDILSCYHSLAHVTKEDARQQFLHILRTLPYGFSVFFNVRKIDDPIGLLPGRIILGINKRGVHFFRPIPKEYMHSAELRDIMQFGSSNTAVFFKMRVAGVLHIFQFETKQGEEICVALQTHINDVMLRRYSKARSAAGGPLNEDISNDFKPSNLELYEKRVQELSKLVEESQRNADQLLDNLREKQKQEEEMLQELEGLKRSLTAGKQSLAEVTNDRDKLRSLCDEKDKALQAEILEKRSMEAKMAELSNLVTKNTTKKDCTQTNNQVSQKLEDDLKLCKGELRVTEETIKSLRSDKLILEQKLSELEKKSAEEINSLQWKLEQERKTLNSKVYDLERKLDVFRQELTVAESTLSVKDSELAALKNNLDELEELREMKEDIDRKNEQTAAILKMQAVQLAEMELLYKEEQVLRKRYFNTIEDMKGKIRVYCRLRPLSEKEIASKERDSLTTTDEFTVEHPWKDDKPKQHIYDRVFDGDATQEDIFEDTRYLVQSAVDGYNVCIFAYGQTGSGKTFTIYGVENNPGLTPCATAELFRILRRDSNKYSFSLKAYMLELYQDTLVDLLLPKNAKRLKLDIKKDSKGMVAVENVTIVSISTMEELNSIIQRGSEQRHTSGTQMNDESSRSHLILSIVIESTNLQSQSTARGKLSFVDLAGSERVKKSGSSGSQLKEAQSINKSLSALGDVISALSSGGQHIPYRNHKLTMLMSDSLGGNAKTLMFVNVSPVESSLDETHNSLMYASRVRSIVNDPSKNVSSKEIARLKKLIGYWKEQAGRRGEDEDLEEIQEERPTKERTDGRHSM, encoded by the exons ATGACCATTGATGTGCCACCATCCGGTGCCCAAAGTGTGAGGACAAATAGACCTTCCTTTAGTTCTAGCAATGGCATTGAGGCTACCCCAGTACACAACTATGCATCTGTTAGCAATGGTGATGGTTATGATAGTGATGGCTCCAATTTTGCGCCACT TACACCAACAACTCTATCAATGGCTATTCCATCAGAACTTGCTGGAGCTGTTCCCTTGATTGATAAATTCCAG GTGGAAGGATTCTTAAAATTGATGCATAAACAAATTCAATCTGCTGGAAAACGTGGATTCTTTTCTAAAAGATCCGTGGGCCCTCAAGTTCGAGAGAAGTTTACATTTGAGGACATGCTTTGTTtccaaaag GATCCAATACCTACATCAATGCTTAAGCTGAATGGTGACTTGGCAAGCCGAGcaacaaaattatttcaaataattttgaaatatattggaGTTGATTTATCCGATCGTGTAACTCCAATAAGCTTAGAAGAACAAGTTGAGCTTGTTGGTAAACTATACAAGCAAAGTTTGAAGCGTTCAGAACTCCGAGATGAACTCTTTGTCCAATTATCAAAACAAACGAGAAACAGCCCTGAGAG CAGGGAATACTTGATTAAAGCATGGGAACTAATGTATTTATGTGCTTCATCCATGCCTCCTAGCAAAGACATTGGAGCATATCTATCAGAATATGTTCACAATGTGGCATATGGTGTGACTGCTGATCCTGAAATCCGAGCCCTTGCATTAAATACATTAAATGCTTTGAAGCACTCTGTCAAGGCTGGTCCTAGACATATAATACCTGGGCCTGTTGAGATCGAAGCTCTGTTGACAGGGAAAAAGCTTACAACTATAGTGTTCTTCCTGGATGAAACGTTTGAAGAAATTACATATGACATGTCAACAACAGTTGCTGATGCTGTCGAG GAACTTGCAGGGATCATTAAACTGTCAACATACTCAAGCTTTAGCTTGTTTGAATGTCGTAAAGTTGTTACCGGCACCAAATCACCTGATTCTGGGAATG AGGAGTACATTGGGCTAGATGACAATAAATATATTGGGGATCTCCTAGCGGAATTTAAGGCAGTGAAGGATCGAAGTAAGGGAGATATATTGCACTGCAAACTAATATTCAAGAAAAAGTTATTTCGTGAATCAGATGAAGCTGTGACAGATCCAATGTTTTTGCAGTTGTCCTATGTACAA TTGCAGCATGATTATATTTTGGGTAATTACCCTATTGGAAGGGATGATGCTGCCCAGCTTTCTGCATTGCAAATCTTGGCTGAGATTGGATTTGTTAGAAGACCTGAATCATGCGC TGACTGGAATTCATTTTTGGAGCGATTTCTGCCCAGACAAATAGCAATGACTCGAGCAAGACGGGAATGGGAGTTGGACATTCTTTCTTGTTATCATTCACTG GCGCATGTGACAAAAGAGGATGCTAGACAGCAATTTCTGCATATATTGAGAACACTTCCCTATGGGTTTTCTGTTTTCTTCAATGTTCGCAAAATTGATGATCCTATTGGACTATTGCCTGGACGAATAATATTGGGAATCAACAAGAGAGGA GTCCATTTTTTCCGTCCCATTCCAAAGGAATATATGCACTCTGCTGAGTTGAGGGACATAATGCAATTTGGAAGCAGCAATACtgcagtattttttaaaatgcgaGTTGCAGGTGTTCTTCACATATTTCAGTTTGAAACAAAGCAG GGAGAAGAAATTTGTGTAGCTCTTCAGACACACATAAATGATGTAATGCTGCGCCGCTATTCCAAAGCTCgatctgctgcgggtggtcctttgaATGAAGACATTTCTAATGATTTTAAGCCTTCTAATTTGGAATTATACGAAAAACGTGTTCAAGAATTATCAAAACTTGTTGAAGAGTCTCAAAGGAATGCTGATCAA TTGCTGGATAACTTGCGTGAGAAGCAAAAACAAGAAGAGGAAATGCTACAAGAATTAGAGGGCTTAAAAAGATCTTTAACAGCTGGCAAGCAGAGTCTTGCAGAAGTTACAAATGACCGTGACAAGCTTAGGTCATTATGTGATGAAAAAGACAAGGCACTTCAG GCTGAAATTCTAGAGAAAAGAAGCATGGAAGCAAAGATGGCCGAGTTGAGTAATCTGGTTACAAAGAACACTACCAAAAAGGACTGCACTCAAACAAATAACCAA GTGTCACAGAAACTCGAAGATGACCTAAAACTATGTAAAGGTGAGCTGCGTGTAACTGAAGAAACTATCAAAAGCTTGAGAAGTGATAAGTTGATTTTGGAACAGAAGCTATCTGAGCTTGAGAAGAAGAGTGCTGAAGAG ATTAATTCTCTTCAATGGAAACTTGAGCAAGAACGCAAAACTCTGAACTCTAAAGTGTATGACCTTGAACGAAAACTGGATGTGTTTAGACAAGAATTAACTGTAGCTGAGTCTACACTCTCGGTCAAGGACTCTGAATTGGCTGCATTGAAGAACAATTTAGATGAACTAGAAGAATTGAGAGAAATGAAAGAG GACATTGATAGAAAGAATGAGCAAACAGCTGCCATACTGAAGATGCAAGCAGTTCAACTAGCTGAAATGGAATTGCTTTATAAGGAAGAGCAGGTTCTCAGAAAGCGATATTTTAATACCATAGAAG ATATGAAAGGCAAGATAAGAGTTTATTGTCGGTTAAGACCTCTTAGTGAAAAAGAGATTGCAAGCAAAGAAAGAGATTCTCTTACTACTACTGATGAGTTTACTGTTGAGCATCCTTGGAAAGATGATAAACCAAAACAACACATTTATGACCGTGTGTTTGATGGTGATGCCACTCAAGAAGATATATTTGAGGATACAAGG TACTTAGTGCAATCTGCTGTGGATGGTTATAATGTTTGCATATTTGCTTATGGTCAAACTGGTTCTGGAAAGACTTTTACAATCTATGGAGTTGAAAACAATCCTGGGCTTACCCCTTGTGCTACTGCGGaactttttagaattttaaggAGAGATAGTAACAAGTATTCTTTCTCGTTGAAG GCATATATGTTGGAATTATATCAAGATACACTTGTAGATCTTCTGTTACCGAAGAATGCAAAGCGTTTAAAATTGGATATTAAGAAGGATTCCAAG GGAATGGTAGCAGTAGAAAACGTAACAATTGTGTCAATTTCTACTATGGAGGAATTAAATAGCATAATACAGAGGGGTTCTGAGCAGCGACATACATCAGGGACACAGATGAATGATGAAAGTTCAAGATCTCATCTCATACTATCAATTGTCATTGAAAGTACTAACCTTCAAAGCCAATCAACTGCAAGGGGAAAG TTAAGTTTTGTGGATCTTGCTGGCTCAGAAAGAGTAAAAAAGTCGGGCTCTTCAGGTAGTCAACTTAAAGAAGCTCAAAGTATCAACAAATCATTATCAGCACTAGGAGATGTTATTAGTGCTTTGTCTTCTGGTGGTCAACACATACCTTACAGAAATCACAAGCTAACTATGTTGATGAGTGATTCACTAGGGGGTAATGCCAAAACTCTCATGTTTGTGAATGTATCTCCGGTAGAGTCAAGCTTGGATGAGACGCATAACTCTCTAAT GTATGCATCACGAGTGAGATCAATTGTGAATGATCCGAGCAAAAATGTTTCTTCCAAAGAGATAGCTCGACTGAAGAAATTGATTGGATATTGGAAGGAGCAAGCAGGAAGGAGAGGAGAGGATGAAGATTTAGAAGAAATCCAAGAAGAAAGACCAACTAAAGAGAGGACTGATGGCCGGCATTCTATGTAA